From the genome of Campylobacter concisus, one region includes:
- the hisB gene encoding imidazoleglycerol-phosphate dehydratase HisB produces the protein MLELTRNTKETQISMKLKIYGSGIAKIDTGIGFFDHMLEAFTKHSLLDLEISCKGDTHVDFHHSVEDVGIVLGQLLKEALYPLSGVERFGEASVVMDEAAVFCTLDLSNRAYLVYENFNENAKVGEFDTELVEEFFRAVAINSAITLHLNQIRGKNTHHIIEATFKSFAVALRRALAKNARIGTPSTKGVL, from the coding sequence ATTTTAGAGCTAACTAGAAATACAAAAGAGACACAAATCTCAATGAAGCTTAAAATTTATGGCTCTGGTATTGCAAAGATAGATACTGGCATTGGCTTTTTTGACCATATGCTTGAAGCTTTTACAAAGCATTCTTTGCTTGATCTTGAAATTTCATGCAAGGGCGACACGCATGTGGATTTTCACCACAGCGTTGAGGATGTAGGCATAGTTTTGGGTCAGCTTTTAAAAGAGGCCTTGTATCCTTTAAGTGGTGTTGAGAGATTTGGCGAGGCAAGCGTTGTTATGGATGAGGCGGCTGTTTTTTGCACACTAGATCTTAGCAACAGAGCTTACCTTGTATATGAAAATTTTAATGAAAATGCCAAGGTTGGCGAGTTTGACACGGAGCTTGTGGAAGAGTTTTTTAGAGCAGTTGCGATAAATTCAGCCATCACTCTTCATCTAAATCAAATTCGTGGCAAAAATACTCATCACATCATCGAAGCAACATTTAAATCATTTGCCGTCGCACTTCGTAGAGCGCTTGCTAAAAACGCA